The following coding sequences are from one Plasmodium coatneyi strain Hackeri chromosome 11, complete sequence window:
- a CDS encoding 60S ribosomal protein L19 produces the protein MSLKLQKRLAASVLKCGKNKIWMDPNEISEISLANSRFSIRKLYKEGLILKKPQKVHSRARVRLYKLAKRKGRHMGIGKRRGTKNARTNQKTLWIKRQRVLRRLLKRLRDAKKIDRHLYHSFYLKCKGNQFKNKRTLIEAIQREKTETLKKKSIADQLEAKRLKAQLLRNKRKLKKDKEALS, from the exons ATG TCGCTCAAATTGCAGAAGAGATTAGCAGCGTCCGTGCTGAAGTgtggaaagaataaaatatggaTGGACCCAAATGAAATTAGCGAAATTTCGCTAGCCAATTCga GATTCAGCATAAGGAAGCTGTACAAGGAGGGCCTCATCTTAAAGAAGCCACAGAAGGTCCACAGCAGAGCAAGGGTCAGACTGTACAAGTTGgccaaaaggaagggaagacaTATGGGCATaggtaaaagaagaggtaCCAAAAACGCCAGAACGAATCAGAAAACCTTGTGGATTAAACGACAACGTGTGTTGAGGAGACTGCTAAAGAGATTGAGGGATGCAAAGAAAATAGATAGACATTTGTACCACTCCTTTTATTTAAAGTGCAAAGGTAaccaatttaaaaataagaggACATTAATTGAAGCCATACAGAGAGAAAAGACGGAGACcttgaagaagaaatcaATAGCCGATCAGCTCGAGGCCAAGCGATTGAAGGCACAGTTGTTACGAAACAAGAGAAAGTTAAAGAAGGACAAGGAGGCTTTATCGTAA